tgggttcccagcattcaggtAAAAATTGAGTATGGTAGCATTGTTTCCGAAAACCTAGCtttgaggaggcagagaaaggaagatcttTGGGGATGTTTTAGCCAGCTGGTTTTCATACCTCATTTCAAGTCATTCCATAGGTAGAGACTAAAATGGCAGGAAGAATGTTTTTGGATTGAAAACATTAGCAAATATCCTACTGTTTTCTCTGTTATAATAATGAAAGGTTGACAAAGCCTTGTGAAGTTTAATGTCAATTGTGAACGTGATAGGGTtcagagtcaccatggaaacctcTGCGCATGTCTGGATGTATCTAGGCATGATATAGGattaaagtataattataaaATCACAGGATCCACCTTTTGAAAgttcaaattcatttgaaaggaagGGACCTAAACTGAAAATGCCCCTGGAGGGACTCTTTGTTCAAAAACAGTTTCCAGGGAAATTGTTTCCTTGGGGTAGCACACAAGGGATTGATGAAAAGTGTGGTGTGAGGAGACAGACTTTATCCTGAGAAGGCAGCAGAATTTGGATGAGGTAATGGCTTTTCAGACATGAAAGATGCAAAGTTGAGAGCAGCATGGAGTTCTCTGTCAGGGTTCCAGAAGGTTACCGAAGCCAGACAATATATGGCCAGGGTGGACTCTTTCAGGGTTGCAAGCAGGGTGGTGGAGATGCATTCACTAAGGGAATGTCTACTGAGAAAAACTGCAGTGATGGAGTAACACTGGCCCAAGAGAGAAAGCAATTATGTATGCTGCAGGTGgtagagatggagggaaaggaCTAACCAAGCCTTTTGTAGCCAAGATGATTCAATCATGAGCTCCAGATGTCTGGTCTGGAGCTGCAGGATTTGGTGCTAACCCTGATAGGTTTTATTGTTGGTTTGGTCTGATCATTCACTGCTATGTTTCCACTATTCTGATTTGGAATGAGAATGTTTACTCTGTACTactatatattgaaaatatagaacttttaaaaaactattataCAGCTATTCATACTTAAGAAATCATgttgtaagccgggcgtggtggcgcacgtctttaatcccagcactcgggcagcagaggcaggcagatttctgagtttgaggccagcctggtctacaaagtgagttccaggacagccagggctatacagagaaaccctgtctcaaaacaaaacaaacaaaacaaaacaaaaataataataaaatatggcaACCCAATGAAGTCAACAACACAGAAGAAAGCACAATAAATAGTTCCACAGANcaggcagatttctgagtttgaggccagcctggtctacaaagtgagttccaggacagccagggctatacagagaaaccctgtctcaaaaaaaaaaaatcatgttgtgTTCTAGGTGAAACTTAGGTTTTTGGACCTTTAAACAGTGTTGACACTGTTAAAGATTATGAGAATATTTGAAGTTGTTTGTATGTACTCTGCATTATAAGATAGATAGGGACCTCTTGGGGCAAGAGGTAGAAGGCTATGGCTTAAAGATGGTGTGTTTGAAAGTTAGAttgacaggctggagagatggctcagtggttaagagcactgactgctcttccacaggtcctgcctgagttcaattcccagcaaccacatggtgtctcacaatcatctgtaatgccctcttttggtatgtctgaagacagttacagtgtactcatatacataaaataaataaataattataaaaaatttagATTGATAAGGGGTGGAACTGTGGTTGTTGAGCTTGATTGTCAACTCGGATATAGAACTGGAACCGTGAGACAAAcatgggcacatctgtgagggatttcTATACTAGGTTAACTGTGGCGGGAAGACCTGAGTGTGAGATGTatcatcccatgggctgggtTCCCGGACTGAATACAAAGGAGGATGTGAGCTGAGCACCTGCATCTGTTTCCCTGCTTCTGTTTGTGGATGCAGCATGGCCAgccatcaccccccccccttccatgATGTCTTCAGGGATGACACCCTTGATGTGTGAGCAAACATAATCTTTTCCTTAAGACACTTATCCAGGGTTTTGTTGCACCAATGAGACAATGATTAATACCACACCCCAAAGAATGGAGTCACCCATAGCTCTGGCATAAGACTAATGCTAATTCAATAGAGACAAACCCATATTCTCTCTTAGATCAAATCCCTGTTCAACTACTGCTGCTTAGCAGGTATGCATGAAGTGGGTGGAGTCTCACAGATGAGCCCTTTCTAGTCTGTAAAATATAGTGAAATAGAGAAGTTAAGCAGATGTAAGTGATAAAGCATAAACAGTAAAATGCCACATAAAGACACCGAGTGATGATTGTCTTAAATGATTTGGGGAAAGTGAAGCAAATCTACAATGGTGTTGTTACAGTGATTATGTCACATTCATAATGAAATTAATTGTGTTGGCATAGATGAGGTAAGGGTGTGATTACTTGTAGGTTGGCAAAGCGTTTGAAGAAAAGGGGAGATACAGGATTCTCAGACAGGAGAGGATAAAATAGTTTGAGTAGGTGCCTGGAGAAATCTAATGAAATCTGCTTAAAATTCCTacttagatctttaaaaaaaacctttaatgttttcttagcaaatgttaattatataataataggTTTCATaatgcatataatttattttaatcatatttacatCCCTATTATCTTATTATATCCATCTCACTTCTGGTGATCTTGTTCTTCCCAACTGGTCATCTTCAACTTTCACGTGggtttttcacttgtttgttttggtgagtCAGTGAGTTTATttggggttatttacaggaacatGGGCTACGGACTATTAACAGAGGCATGGATGACCTATCAGTAGCTACATCACTGAAGAGACTGTATCCGTTCCAAATAATTtcagcatccccccccccttttttaagaGCATGTGACCAAAGAGCAATTACTAGAAGGGATTTACAGACAACACTTTTCTTTCAGTATTCAGAAGATCTATAGGCCATATCCCTGTTCCCTCTGTGGATAGAAATATCTGGGAAGAGTCCAGAAAAGTACAGTGGCCCTATCTAGAATTCTAGAAGACATAAGTCTCTGGTCAAAAGAGTCTTTGTTGTTATCAGAGTGGCTGACTTTGAGAGGTGAGAATTCCAGCCTAAGGTCTTATCTTTTTGGAAAAGCAAATCTGCCAGCACTAACTTACGTATGGTAGCTCGAGAAACCAGACAGAGATCACCGGCCTTTCAAAGATGTCCCCTGACCCTGGGATGCTAGGACCTTCTTCCAAGCTTCCTTCACATCCTTGTTTCTCAGAGTGTAGATGAGTGGGTTGAGGAGCGGGGTGAAGACACAGTAGAAGAGGGACAGGAACTCGGACTGAGTGCCATTGCCTGGTGGCTGGAGGTACTTGTACACACCAGGTCCAAAGAACATGCTGACCACGAGCAAGTGAGAAGTGCAAGTGCCCAAAGCCTTGCGCCTTCCCTCTGCTGAAGGTAGCTTCAGCACAGCCCTAGCAATGAAGACGTAAGAGATGAGCACTGTCAAAGGAGACACTATTCCAAAAGGAATAGCTCCCAAGGCTAGGGACAGGTCGTTTGTGGTGGTGTCACTACACGCCAGTTTAATCAAAGCAGGCACCTCACAGAAGAAGTGGTCCAGTGTGTTTTTCGAGCAAAGGGTAAGGTAGAGGGTGAGTGTAGCTTGAACCAGAGAATTGGCCAGGCCACTGGCCCAGCATACAGTTGCCAGCCACACGCATGCCCAGAGATGCATGATGAGTACATATCGGAGGGGacagcagatggccacatagcgatcaaAAGCCATTACTGCCAGCAGAACGCATTCAGTGCAGCTGGTCCAGTGGAAGAGGTAGGCCTGGGCAATGCAGCTCCAGGAGGCAATTGTCTTTTCTGGGCCCCAGAGATTGACTAGCAGCTGTGGGACAATGGTGCATGTGGCACAGAGGTCCAGCAGAGACAGGTTGTCTAAGAAGAAGTACATGGGTATTTGGAGCTTAGGCTCTACCAAAGAGAGGACGATGATAGAGCTGTTTCCTATCATGGTGAAGATGTAGGAGACCAGAAGCACTCCAAAGAGGGGCATCTCCAGCCATGGGTGTTCAGAGAAGCCCACCAGAACAAATGTGTTGGGGAAACTCACATTTTGCCTTTCTGTGTCCACCTGCATTGTGTATGCCTGTATGGGAAAAGGCAATATTTGAAGGTTAAAAaagatgtttcctttttaataagTCCAAGGCAACATCTTCAAAATGCCCACTGAATTTGTGATGTTGCGTTAGTGAGATATTCTCCATGGGCGCTTTGAATAGTTCCACAGAACCTAGCTGGTTTTATATATTGCTCAGTAGTTAAATTACAAGTCAGGCTAGAGTGAAACTATCCAAGATGTAATGAAGATATTTACTCAAAGCCTCATCTCATCAACTAGGGATCTGTTTGAGAGCCTCACTCTGCCTTCTTGCTTCTGTGATTCCTCGCCTCCTAGTAGGTTAGCCTTAGCAACCTCCCACCCTTTAATGCATTCAGCAAAGTGCAGGTAAACCAAGGGTGCTGGGACTCAGATGGGAAGTTAGAATCTTGGATTTGTAACACATGGACACCTCTCTGCAGACTCTTTATACTCAGGGAGGTCAGCTCTCATTGTGCCTCAGATTTTATCATGGTGATGTGAACTTGAAGTAGAATTCACTtaactaatttaaatatataggtTTGTtatattaaatgcattttattgcCATTTTCCACCCTCCACCTCTAGAGTCATTACTTCTATCAAACTCAATCAATTCCTATCAAACAGTCCTCCTGACTTACTACAGTTCCAGAACCCAGCAGCCATCATTCTAGGGacttcttttttgttattatttccaTTAGTCTAATTATCCCAAAGTAATTTTTTGAACTGTATTTGAAACTTCGTCGTTGGCTTATTTCATTCACACCATCTCACCTAGA
This sequence is a window from Mus pahari chromosome 14, PAHARI_EIJ_v1.1, whole genome shotgun sequence. Protein-coding genes within it:
- the LOC110332761 gene encoding olfactory receptor 2B11-like, which codes for MQVDTERQNVSFPNTFVLVGFSEHPWLEMPLFGVLLVSYIFTMIGNSSIIVLSLVEPKLQIPMYFFLDNLSLLDLCATCTIVPQLLVNLWGPEKTIASWSCIAQAYLFHWTSCTECVLLAVMAFDRYVAICCPLRYVLIMHLWACVWLATVCWASGLANSLVQATLTLYLTLCSKNTLDHFFCEVPALIKLACSDTTTNDLSLALGAIPFGIVSPLTVLISYVFIARAVLKLPSAEGRRKALGTCTSHLLVVSMFFGPGVYKYLQPPGNGTQSEFLSLFYCVFTPLLNPLIYTLRNKDVKEAWKKVLASQGQGTSLKGR